Proteins found in one Epinephelus fuscoguttatus linkage group LG4, E.fuscoguttatus.final_Chr_v1 genomic segment:
- the znf592 gene encoding zinc finger protein 592: MGDMKTPDFDDLLAAFDIPDATGLDAKEPIQGSHEETESQLKHTGMCLDDSLLSNQAVTSADIPAVSVIVKNTSRQESLEGFEPALQNGFRGQDATSIDSVETTNADFSKSFVSALNGESSRELLGKAPIQHKPDGTPIFSQSLSHFSPISSPESEDTQCSRDEMHSKQDRPCFPEASDLVEPSVPDNPKKLDLSMFDDCPKDSDIPKKSQRSREESSRSEESSDISFSNKMDKTSRIHSTLPPPSQNFIETNCNSGTTMDVPTSYPHVKSQTSKLSSCLEALVALHARKDPSEQINPRESSVVLNDCMKANPNVPVSPRSPLEAVKRLMKPSDSPVSICSDSSGKASPAVATGSPPAIPRVRIKTIKTTSGQIKRTVTSVLPDSETDEVHSAYESSPSQSMISEDSYCNMSPHQSQSTQSTSVDSIVGAQTKSIPASASSPKVLRNKSEVNSRRQGVTQPAAVFHNTSGPVKRSAAHKGQKPKRGSATTGHTTSTNFLPKAMHLASLNLVPHSVAASVAARSTSHQQSQHTLSSMVYSTVPLVHQVKTASPYPCTSIPNTAAGTLSRLLNNANPVPTYVPNLTPPPESNINLPPRGYCCLECGDSFGVERSLAYHYSRRSVHIEVGCTHCAKTMVFFNKCALLAHAREHKNNGMVMQCTQLHMKPIAEEQMFVPLSAVNLDSYSLPSLKSQPVLPLYPDNVIRHRLRCLECNKQLSDYKALAGHYQRQSDDVEGLMCKVCSMLLPNKCSFKAHQRIHAHKSPYCCPECGALSRSADIQKHVKENCLHYARKAWYKCLHCDMVFKTLQGQKTHIEEKHCDVFYKCSICPVAFKTSDGCEVHLKNKHNASKISPVLIFKCSCETIFKKKQLLFQHFHQNANKRVTSVFKCPECNSVFPQKQLLMQHVKSVHVGNITVETEQNSKQTDNPDWYQDAHSVQQQKSHSPVKHTDSPRKKAEQDRRPGVKPTGWTCGECLQWFPERDSYVSHVKTSHGKSVKKYPCRHCEQSFNSTTSLRRHIRNDHDGKKKIYTCWYCTDTKKTFTTSVTLKNHISLMHGIKNPDLGQMPKTAVQESKKALGKGHVSQRPAVDTQEAGQDHTLSLKAPPAKRQKTQFRCSKCGFVTDDSTQFQQHIPQHKTDENTPQCLHCGLCFTSVLSLNRHLFIVHKVKDPEEGEKEEEAEDEEEEAREKERVNQSVRLADTDEVNDLLPELNEPEPSQAGEPASLHCDKTSDCNLKLSAHSQTQAVSLR; the protein is encoded by the exons ATGGGTGACATGAAAACCCCAGATTTTGATGATCTCCTGGCTGCCTTTGACATCCCAGATGCCACAGGCTTGGACGCCAAAGAGCCCATCCAAGGAAGTCATGAGGAGACAGAGAGTCAGCTGAAGCACACGGGGATGTGTCTGGATGACAGCCTATTGAGTAACCAAGCTGTCACATCAGCAGATATTCCTGCTGTAAGTGTTATTGTGAAAAACACAAGTCGCCAGGAGTCGCTGGAGGGTTTCGAGCCAGCATTGCAAAATGGATTCAGGGGACAAGACGCCACCTCCATTGACTCGGTTGAGACGACCAACGCTGACTTTTCCAAATCATTTGTCTCTGCTTTGAATGGGGAGAGTTCAAGAGAGCTTCTCGGAAAGGCACCTATTCAACACAAACCTGATGGAACACCAATATTTTCCCAGTCACTTTCTCATTTTAGTCCCATCTCCAGTCCTGAGTCTGAAGACACTCAGTGTAGTAGAGATGAAATGCATTCAAAACAAGACAGACCCTGTTTCCCAGAAGCTTCAGATTTGGTGGAACCGTCAGTCCCAGACAATCCAAAAAAACTGGACCTCAGCATGTTTGATGACTGTCCGAAGGACTCTGATATTCCCAAGAAGAgtcagaggagcagagaagaaagtAGTAGAAGCGAGGAGTCTTCTGACATCTCTTTTAGTAACAAAATGGATAAAACATCTAGAATACACAGTACACTTCCCCCACCCAGCCAGAACTTTATTGAGACCAACTGCAATTCAGGAACCACAATGGATGTTCCCACTTCTTATCCACATGTCAAATCTCAGACGTCCAAATTATCCTCTTGCCTTGAGGCTCTAGTGGCTCTGCATGCTAGAAAAGATCCCAGTGAGCAGATTAATCCCAGAGAGTCATCAGTGGTCCTGAATGACTGCATGAAAGCAAACCCCAACGTGCCTGTGTCCCCACGAAGCCCACTGGAAGCTGTGAAACGGTTAATGAAACCCTCTGATAGTCCTGTAAGCATCTGCAGTGATAGTAGTGGTAAAGCATCCCCCGCAGTGGCTACTGGGTCCCCCCCTGCCATACCCAGGGTCAgaattaaaaccattaaaaccacATCTGGGCAGATCAAGCGCACAGTCACCAGTGTGCTGCCTGATTCGGAAACAGATGAAGTTCATTCTGCATATGAATCCTCTCCATCACAGAGTATGATTAGCGAAGATTCTTACTGTAACATGTCTCCTCATCAGTCTCAAAGCACTCAAAGTACATCTGTTGACAGTATTGTTGGAGCACAGACTAAAAGTATTCCAGCTAGTGCATCTTCACCGAAGGTTTTACGCAACAAATCAGAGGTTAACTCCAGGAGGCAAGGCGTAACGCAGCCCGCAGCAGTGTTCCATAATACTAGTGGTCCTGTCAAACGATCTGCTGCACATAAGGGGCAGAAACCAAAGAGAGGATCAGCCACCACAGGCCATACAACTAGCACCAACTTCCTCCCCAAAGCAATGCACTTAGCTAGTCTGAACCTGGTCCCTCACAGTGTTGCCGCTTCAGTAGCCGCACGCTCCACCTCTCATCAACAAAGccaacacacactctcctctATGGTGTACAGCACCGTCCCACTGGTGCATCAGGTCAAAACAGCCAGCCCTTATCCTTGCACGTCCATTCccaacacagcagcaggaacCTTAAGCAGACTGTTGAACAACGCCAACCCCGTGCCTACGTACGTGCCCAACTTGACCCCCCCTCCAGAGAGCAATATCAACCTTCCACCACGTGGATACTGCTGCCTCGAGTGCGGGGACTCCTTCGGGGTGGAGAGGAGTCTTGCGTATCATTACAGCAGAAGGAGTGTTCACATTGAAGTAGGATGTACACACTGCGCAAAGACGATGGTGTTCTTCAACAAGTGTGCCTTGTTGGCACATGCACGGGAGCATAAGAACAATGGCATGGTGATGCAATGCACGCAGCTCCATATGAAACCTATAGCAGAGGAACAAATGTTTGTACCCCTGAGCGCTGTGAACCTGGACTCTTACAGTTTACCCTCTTTGAAAAGCCAACCTGTCCTGCCCCTGTATCCAGACAATGTCATTCGCCACCGACTCCGTTGCCTGGAGTGCAACAAGCAGTTGTCTGACTACAAAGCACTTGCAGGCCATTACCAGAGACAGTCGGACGATGTGGAAGGACTC ATGTGCAAGGTGTGCTCGATGTTGTTACCTAACAAGTGCAGCTTCAAAGCTCACCAACGCATTCATGCACACAAGTCCCCTTACTGCTGTCCTGAGTGTGGTGCCCTGAGCCGCTCTGCAGACATTCAGAAGCATGTCAAGGAAAACTGTCTGCACTACGCTCGCAAGGCTTGGTACAA ATGTCTTCACTGCGACATGGTTTTCAAGACCCTTCAAGGACAGAAGACTCACATTGAGGAGAAACACTGTGATGTCTTTTACAAGTGCTCCATCTGTCCAGTTGCCTTCAAGACTTCTGACGGCTGTGAAGTGcatctaaaaaacaaacacaatgccAGCAAAATATCCCCTGT GTTAATCTTTAAGTGTTCGTGTGAGACAATTTTCAAGAAAAAGCAGTTACTGTTTCAGCATTTCCATCAGAACGCCAACAAACGTGTTACGTCCGTATTCAAGTGTCCAGAATGCAACTCGGTATTTCCACAAAAGCAGCTGTTGATGCAGCACGTCAAG AGCGTTCATGTAGGAAACATAACAGTAGAGACGGAGCAGAacagtaaacaaacagacaatCCTGACTGGTACCAGGATGCTCATTCTGTCCAACAACAGAAGAGTCACAGCCCTGTTAAACACACAGATAGTCCCAGAAAAAAGGCTGAGCAGGACAGAAGACCTGGTGTGAAGCCCACCGGCTGGACGTGTGGGGAGTGTCTCCAGTGGTTCCCTGAACGAGACTCGTATGTTTCACATGTGAAGACCAGCCACGGAAAG TCTGTGAAGAAGTATCCATGTCGGCATTGTGAGCAGTCTTTCAACTCCACAACCAGTCTGAGAAGACATATTCGCAATGACCatgatggaaaaaagaaaatttacacTTGTTG GTATTGCACGGACACCAAGAAAACATTTACGACAAGCGTGACGTTGAAGAACCACATCAGTCTAATGCATGGAATCAAAAATCCTGATCTTGGACAAATGCCGAAAACAGCCGTCCAGGAATCCAAAAAGGCTTTGGGCAAG GGGCATGTCTCACAAAGACCTGCCGTGGACACTCAGGAGGCGGGCCAGGATCACACTCTGAGTCTCAAGGCTCCTCCAGCGAAGCGTCAGAAAACTCAGTTCCGCTGTTCAAAGTGCGGTTTCGTCACAGACGACAGCACACAGTTCCAGCAGCACATACCGCAGCATAAAACAGACGAGAACACTCCTCAGTGCCTTCACTGTGGCCTGTGTTTCACGTCCGTGCTGTCTCTCAACAGACACCTTTTCATTGTACACAAAGTCAAAGACCCCgaggagggggagaaagaagaagaagcggaggacgaggaggaagagGCGAGGGAGAAGGAGCGGGTTAATCAGTCGGTCAGATTAGCAGATACAGACGAGGTCAATGACTTGTTACCGGAGCTAAATGAACCTGAGCCCTCACAGGCAGGAGAGCCAGCAAGTCTGCACTGTGACAAGACCTCGGACTGTAATCTAAAACTGAGCGCTCACTCTCAGACACAAGCAGTCTCTCTCCGGTAG
- the kti12 gene encoding protein KTI12 homolog isoform X1, translated as MPLIVMCGYPCSGKTRRAEELKDYFEGNTERKVHIVGDGALGVERNSVYADSQKEKNIRASLKAEVERKVNREDIVILDSLNYIKGYRYELFCLIKHSQTPHCLVYCLTSDEVSSTWNTNRDAAEQYTQDIFDALVLRFEAPDSRNRWDSPLFTILKDDTLPYDAISDALFKRKAPPPNQSTQSQPLSSANFLYELDKITQDVLMAIFNAQKTSVPGDLIPVPGATEKIELTRSINMAELRKLRRQFISYAKMHPTENTGQISNMFVQYLNKSLH; from the exons ATGCCTCTCATAGTGATGTGTGGTTACCCCTGTAGCGGTAAAACGCGCAGGGCAGAAGAACTGAAGGATTATTTTGAAGGGAACACCGAGAGAAAGGTTCATATTGTGGGAGACGGAGCTCTGGGCGTTGAGAGAAACTCAGTGTACGCAG ATtcccaaaaggaaaaaaatatcagaGCGTCTCTGAAAGCTGAAGTAGAGAG GAAAGTCAACAGGGAAGACATTGTAATTTTGGATTCATTAAACTACATAAAAG GCTACCGTTACGAACTGTTCTGTCTCATCAAACATTCACAAACACCACACTGCCTG GTATACTGTTTGACATCAGATGAAGTGAGTTCAACGTGGAATACCAACAGAGATGCTGCTGAGCAGTACACCCAGGACAT CTTTGATGCATTAGTGCTGAGATTTGAAGCCCCAGACTCCAGAAACCGATGGGACAGTCCTCTCTTCACCATCCTGAAAGATGACACGCTTCCATATGACGCCATTTCTGACGCACTTTTCAAAAGAAAAGCACCCCCACCAAACCAGTCCACACAGAGT caACCATTGTCATCTGCAAACTTCTTGTACGAGTTGGACAAGATCACACAAGATGTGTTAATG GCAATTTTTAACGCACAGAAGACAAGTGTTCCTGGGGATCTGATTCCAGTTCCAGGAGCTACAGAAAAG ATCGAGCTCACCAGGAGCATCAACATGGCGGAGCTGAGGAAATTACGGCGCCAGTTCATCAGCTACGCCAAGATGCACCCAACAGAGAACACCGGACAGATTTCCAACATGTTTGTGCAGTATTTAAATAAGAGTCTTCACTGA
- the kti12 gene encoding protein KTI12 homolog isoform X2 — protein MEAVAVKLHTRIIDSQKEKNIRASLKAEVERKVNREDIVILDSLNYIKGYRYELFCLIKHSQTPHCLVYCLTSDEVSSTWNTNRDAAEQYTQDIFDALVLRFEAPDSRNRWDSPLFTILKDDTLPYDAISDALFKRKAPPPNQSTQSQPLSSANFLYELDKITQDVLMAIFNAQKTSVPGDLIPVPGATEKIELTRSINMAELRKLRRQFISYAKMHPTENTGQISNMFVQYLNKSLH, from the exons ATGGAGGCTGTTGCTGTGAAACTACATACCAGGATTATAG ATtcccaaaaggaaaaaaatatcagaGCGTCTCTGAAAGCTGAAGTAGAGAG GAAAGTCAACAGGGAAGACATTGTAATTTTGGATTCATTAAACTACATAAAAG GCTACCGTTACGAACTGTTCTGTCTCATCAAACATTCACAAACACCACACTGCCTG GTATACTGTTTGACATCAGATGAAGTGAGTTCAACGTGGAATACCAACAGAGATGCTGCTGAGCAGTACACCCAGGACAT CTTTGATGCATTAGTGCTGAGATTTGAAGCCCCAGACTCCAGAAACCGATGGGACAGTCCTCTCTTCACCATCCTGAAAGATGACACGCTTCCATATGACGCCATTTCTGACGCACTTTTCAAAAGAAAAGCACCCCCACCAAACCAGTCCACACAGAGT caACCATTGTCATCTGCAAACTTCTTGTACGAGTTGGACAAGATCACACAAGATGTGTTAATG GCAATTTTTAACGCACAGAAGACAAGTGTTCCTGGGGATCTGATTCCAGTTCCAGGAGCTACAGAAAAG ATCGAGCTCACCAGGAGCATCAACATGGCGGAGCTGAGGAAATTACGGCGCCAGTTCATCAGCTACGCCAAGATGCACCCAACAGAGAACACCGGACAGATTTCCAACATGTTTGTGCAGTATTTAAATAAGAGTCTTCACTGA
- the ch25hl1.1 gene encoding cholesterol 25-hydroxylase-like protein 1, member 1 encodes MLNISDLPLHLLPSRASDRLLQPFWNYLLFHHRPLISSPFFPVLLAFSSYFFFSIPFAALDLFGERVPFLYQYKIQPDRRPTVGMMAKSFMTALYNHVFFVLPAVIIGMFILPTPTLPQDAPTLYEVFIDGLGMLLLFDTQYYIWHFVHHKHAQLYRWIHAIHHEYVAPFSWSTEQLSIPELMTVGLWSNQDPVLLKCHPLTTWSITVFSIWMSVEDHIGYDLPWTLNHLVPFGLLGGAPAHDMHHQKPSSNYAPFFSHWDRIFGTAVPLKKKIMK; translated from the coding sequence ATGTTGAACATCAGTGACTTGCCTCTGCACCTCCTGCCCTCCAGGGCCTCGGACCGTCTCCTGCAGCCATTCTGGAACTATTTGCTTTTTCACCATCGGCCTCTCATCTCGTCTCCTTTTTTCCCCGTCCTACTCGCCTTCTCCAGCTATTTCTTCTTCAGCATACCTTTTGCTGCGCTGGACCTCTTCGGAGAAAGGGTGCCTTTTCTCTATCAGTACAAGATCCAGCCAGACAGGCGGCCAACAGTGGGGATGATGGCGAAGAGCTTCATGACAGCGCTGTATAACCACGTATTCTTTGTTCTGCCAGCTGTAATAATTGGCATGTTCATACTGCCTACGCCAACACTTCCACAGGACGCTCCTACTCTGTATGAGGTATTCATAGATGGACTGGGCATGCTTCTCCTTTTTGACACTCAGTACTACATTTGGCACTTCGTACATCACAAGCATGCACAGCTTTACCGGTGGATTCATGCGATCCACCATGAATACGTGGCGCCTTTCTCTTGGTCGACTGAGCAGCTCAGCATCCCAGAGCTGATGACTGTTGGACTCTGGAGCAACCAGGACCCGGTTCTTTTAAAGTGCCACCCCTTGACCACATGGAGCATCACCGTTTTCAGTATCTGGATGTCTGTGGAGGACCACATAGGCTACGATCTACCATGGACCCTCAACCACCTAGTGCCTTTTGGTCTGCTGGGCGGTGCACCTGCTCATGACATGCACCACCAGAAGCCGAGCAGCAACTACGCTCCTTTCTTCAGCCACTGGGACAGAATCTTTGGCACTGCCGTTCCTCTGAAGAAAAAGATAATGAAGTGa